In Myxococcales bacterium, one genomic interval encodes:
- a CDS encoding sigma-70 family RNA polymerase sigma factor — MVPSQSLIDRARAGERAALEELLESVAPSIHRFGLRMCRNTHDADDVLQDTLLSVTKHLAEFEGRSSLTSWVFALTRSACARRRRGLKNQPPVSDDRMADEPHAGRSPEAETADHELGEALGRALDALPEEHREVVMLRDVEGLTAPETAEALGVSVDAVKSRLHRARDALRRELRPLLEAPAPAHAKPSTCPDVSAMWSRKLEGDLSQGDCAAMEAHLTTCPACASACDALRRALLACRHVSTRAVPPEVQARVKAAVRAWAGELTAPGAPR; from the coding sequence ATGGTGCCATCGCAGTCGCTGATCGATCGGGCGCGGGCGGGCGAACGGGCTGCGCTGGAGGAGCTGCTTGAGAGCGTCGCCCCGTCGATCCATCGCTTCGGCCTGCGCATGTGCCGGAACACCCACGACGCCGACGACGTGCTCCAAGACACGCTCCTCAGCGTCACGAAGCACCTCGCGGAGTTCGAGGGGCGCTCCTCGCTTACGAGCTGGGTCTTCGCCCTCACGCGCAGCGCCTGCGCGCGGCGACGACGTGGCCTGAAGAACCAGCCTCCCGTGAGCGACGACCGCATGGCCGACGAGCCGCACGCGGGCCGGAGCCCGGAGGCGGAGACCGCCGATCACGAGCTCGGCGAGGCGCTTGGCCGCGCGCTCGACGCCCTGCCCGAGGAGCACCGCGAGGTGGTGATGCTCCGCGACGTGGAGGGGCTCACGGCCCCCGAGACGGCAGAGGCCCTCGGGGTGTCGGTCGACGCCGTCAAGAGCCGCCTGCACCGCGCGCGCGATGCGCTCCGGCGCGAGCTGAGGCCGCTGCTCGAGGCGCCCGCGCCCGCGCATGCGAAGCCCTCCACGTGCCCGGACGTGTCGGCGATGTGGTCGCGGAAGCTCGAGGGCGATCTCAGCCAGGGCGACTGCGCGGCCATGGAAGCCCACCTCACGACCTGCCCCGCGTGCGCAAGCGCCTGCGACGCGCTGCGACGCGCCCTGCTCGCCTGCCGCCACGTGAGCACCCGCGCGGTGCCGCCGGAGGTTCAGGCGCGGGTCAAGGCCGCCGTGCGGGCCTGGGCCGGCGAGCTCACGG